The Coregonus clupeaformis isolate EN_2021a chromosome 27, ASM2061545v1, whole genome shotgun sequence genomic sequence TAATGAGACTTGGCTATTGGTGAAAGAGACCTTTTCCACTGTAAAAgaacgactgtgtgtgtgtgtgtgtgtgtgtgtgtgtgactaacaAATCCTTCCCTTTAGTCATTCTCAAGCTGGCAGTGGATTCTGGCACCAGCATTCtagaagggttccaaaagggttccaaGAACGTTCCAGGAGAGTTCTGTGACCATTAGGCTGGTGCCGTGGCGCCATTGGCAGATACAGGAGGTCAGAGGGTGAATACAGAAAGGGGGCCGGGGATTGGCTGAGGCACAGGCCATTAGCGTCAGTTATCTGTCAATCAAATGAAGTTATATGATGTATATGACATCATTCTGTTCATAATCGTAGTATACTCATGCTAGTAGTATATTATTCCAAGCTATATAACCCcttgatggtatgagggccagattgggaatttagccaggacaccagggttaacacccctattctttagtgaccacagagtcaggacacctgtttaatgtcccatctgaaagactgtaccctacacagggcaatgtccccaatcacacacacacacacacacacacacacacacacacacacacaggatgatAGAGGACAGACTCCTGTCCTCCTCACAGCTTCACAGCTTCCTGTCGAACCCTAAAAAGGTCAAAGGACACTTAGTCTGGGTGTATATCAATTTCCTTAATCTGTACTAGTGTGAAAGTTGTGGAAGTGAATAACCCTATCCTGTGACGTCAAATGAATGTAATGTAAGAAAAGAAGAGAAACCACCCACAACGACACGGTTTCCTCTAGTttctacagccacaaagtcaaattctacagccacaaagtcagttctatatcgtggagctccgccccataggggagctctgctcctattgatttacccactgccctaaggcagcaacagcctgagacaaaattatgcacacacctgcagccaataggagtacaggtgtccctataagaggggacgcttcccctcaatcagcctccctttatcttcagcgactggactagactgacgaagccaagaagagacgaagaaaCGCAGTCGATTTTCCAGTTCATCGACGTCGTCctaaatgagcacaccaggagattttccacccccaaaagctattttcagagctcaatgccgCTGTGCCTCCTTGACTGCTGCGGACCCACACAacctatgtttcgtgtgtttgggtgcACAGCACGCCAAGGATGACGTCAGCGTTCCTCATAAatgcgccagctgcgccctccttcctttgaaggagaggaagaagcGGCGCGcattttttagggaggatattcccCTAGAGGACGTGCTCTCAGTTCTGGCCTCAGCTTCTGAGGCGTCATCTGGAGACGCTGACTCTGGGGATGACCGGGATGATGGGGACGAGATGGACGTTGCTATGGAACAGTCCAGTCTCAGGACACAGACTTTGAAgaccccctttcctttggagagtGAGAGGTCTTATTCTTCCCTGGGCGATGAAGACACGGGCTCTGAGAGGTCAGAAGCCCTGTCTTTCGCAGCGGCCTCTCTGCGCTCAGACTTCCCTGGGCTTATTGAGAGGGCTGCTAGACGGCTAGAAATAGCACTGCCCCCCCATTCCCGCCGAAccggaagtggatatgatggagggcggcccgTATTTCAGACCAAAAAGGGTGGCTGAGCCTCTGGCTCCAGCAATGCCCTCATTGGATAGATACGCGGAGGGCTCATGGGAGGCGCCTATGGaggcgcgttcgccggccaggGCGTATCTCCCATTTACCAGAGTGGAGGGAAGGCAACAGGGCCTCACGGAGGGAATCCCCAGGCTGGAGAGCGCCCTAGCGGCGTATCTcatgccgggttcgagtccctggccctcttccaagaaggccactcTGCCAACGCAAAAGGACGGACTCACAGCACGGCTGGTAGAGAAGTCTTTTACGTTGGGAGCCCAGGCTGTAGCAGCAGCCAATAACATTGCCCTCCTagcggcctctctgtcccgtctAACGACGGGTAAGACTGAGCTCGGCAGGGAGGAAGTGGAAGAGGCGGCCAGGATTTCTGGCGCTATTCTCCACCTGATGCAAGCATCGGCTGTCTGTGCGGGGAGGTCCATGCCACTTCGGTGGCTGTGGAACGACACCTATGGTTGTCATTGACGACTATGAAGGAAGCCGATAGAGCGTCGCTCTTGAACGCCCCCTTGTCTAACGACGGACTCTTCGGAGTAGCCGTTAAGGAAGCGACGGAGCATTTCCCCAAGCTagatgaggagaggaaacagCTGGCCAGACACCTGCCATTGGCAGGGAGAGCAGGCCACGTGACGCAGAGGCTGTCGAACCCGACCGCCCCTAGTAGAGCAGGCTCTACTGCGAGGCGGAGGCGGCTTGCACGGCGACAGACGGCGGCTTCGAGCAGCAGGCGAGAGGGCCCCGCCCCCCAGCAGCACCTGAGCCCCCTGTGATACCGCCGGCGAGGGAAGTCATCAGGACGTCGACCTGGCAACCCAAGGGTAGCCAGAAGAGACGACGTACATGACGGGACGTGGGGGAGAAAATAGGAGATGGCGCGGCGACGAGGTTGACTGTTGCCCTTCTGTGAAGGGTGTTGAGGAGGATGTTCTTGCTGTTGTTGcatgtaataaagagttggctccacctgactttgttaCAAAAAAAGAGCCCTTTTTCCATAATGCATCCGAGAGCATTCGTtttccttcaccctctctctctcaccactctgagtgcagctcagcccaccatggGTGCGTTGCTGAGCGCACACATAAGGTAGGTATTaaaaaggtatcaaggcgccgccttgtgttacctcatagagacctcacgttacagactcctaggagtactgtagtgagtgtctcacatagcagacTGCAGTCTCAGCTAAATAATGGCATGTTGACACGACCGCTATTCGGGGATGGAGCggtctcaggctaacgcctcagtcagtgcagttcagacccgtgctgcgttcacgaaGGGCCAGAATACTACGGTTACGAGTTTAACCAACGTATTGGCGCCCCCGTTTCTCTTAGAACgcgctgatgtttcctctccctctcttgggaggcccgccttgggctgttccaccacttcagtgCTGGGGAACAGCGGCGGCGAGGGCCGTCAAGGAATACAGGTCTTTCCTACTAAgtgtaccacagcttcgcgctcttccgctttctctgcattgctgggagTGGCGGCGAAGCTGCATTCTCTCCCACTGGCTAGACCAGGTGTTGGAGAAGGGTTATGCCACCCAATTTCATCCCGTTTAGGggggtggtggagacggtgatgaaaacgccccaaaaagtggccgctctggtttcagagattacggaacttttggcgaaggaggcggtcacagtagttccccaggagcaaaggaacaaaggacTATTTTCGCCCTActtcctggtgcccaaaaagacggggggaatgaggccgatattggatttacgcattctcaacgagagcgtagccaaacggcccttccgaatgctaacgacaaaacgtctgctggaatgtgtccagaagggagacttttgtacgagcatagacctaaaggacgcgtactttcatgtgccggtgcaGCCGCGTCACAGAAAGTTTCTGCGATTCGCCTTTCAAagggtggcgtacgagttcacgaggatgccattcgggtacgccctggcacctcgcacattttccaaaggtgtggaggcagcataggaaccgttgcgtcgtcagggaataaggctactagcctacctagacgacctgctggttctcgccccgtcagcagagctggcgttcactcacacaacacagacagtgattcatctcacacgtctggggttcgctgtgaattggaaaaagagcgcgccctggcccagtcatcagattgtctacctggggatacagctagacactgtaatgatgagggctcgaatttcggaccctcgaagggtagccctgttgctagccctgagaaggtttcgtccgaatcacacggtaacGGCGCTGTCAGTCATGTCACTCTTGgttctcatgtcgtcagcccatttcgtggttccgctgggactcctgcgcatgcgcaggatgcagcgatggttcgcccaactaggACTAGACCCAgtttgggaacagttcgggagagccaAGGTGGATCTATTCGCATCACGCATTAACGCGCATTGTCctctatggttctctctgagggatcaggacgaaccgccactgagGAGGGACGCGTTCGCGCACcgaccgtggccgagagttctcctgtatgcattcccaccactgtcctgcattctcccactgttagccagggtgagatcaggcgGGCTGTCAATAATATTGGTGGCCCCCAATCGCCCAGGGGCTccatggtttgcggagatgagtcagatgttgattgcgccaccttggccaattccacatcgacgtgACGCGTGGTCTCAGGCGGAGGGCTCGATAGGGCGATTGCCCATAATcagccaaccactgaaggcttggctcctgagatggacaggctagagcgccgtgggttatctgattcagtaatcaggaccatacagggttcacgtgccggtTCCTCTTCCAGTGTGTATGCCAGTAAATGGAACGTATTTTCACAGTGGTGTGTCACAGAGAATGTAGACCCCATGAACTGTCGGGCTGAGAGTGTTCTCTCTTtcctgcagtttatgtttgataagcagcgatcgcccgccaccattaaggtgtttgcagcggcaatttcagctggtcacgaggggtttggcagagacactgTCTTCAGCCACCCTCTAGAGAAACTTTTCTTATTAGGAACACGGAGGCTTAGGCCAATGTctagagccacgcttcctcagtgggatttggctttggtactcgaagcgctctgtgagtcgccgttcgagccattgaatcaaatacccctcaagatgctgtctatgaagacagcactgttgctcgctttgactactgctaagcgtgtcagtgatttgtgtgctctttcgacgagacccgactgccctGCCACTAATGGcgatttgagcagagcggtgttacgtcctaacccggcatttgtgccgaaggttattaagagttcatatagatcacagaccgtggagctgtgggctttttctccccctcctcatgaggagaggagagaggaaaggctccatcgcctgtgcccagtacgcgccttggcgtgttacgttgagcgcacagcagcgattaggtcatcgcctcagctgtttgtgtgtcatggtgcggctgcactaggtagaccactttcaaaacagtgtctgtctcattggctttgtgaaggcattgagacggcgtATGAGGCAGTGGCgcgacaattgcctcagggtataagagcccaatccactcgtggagtagcggcttctactgcccttttcagaggaacaggggtagaggatatctgtgCAGCGGCATCGTGGTCGTCACAGTCTCCATTTAcccgtttctatctcttggatatgtcttctaactctttggctcggtctgtactcagcgtggctgaggggaggacttgagctaagagagaggaatgcaggactgAGGAGACAGGTCTCTTTCAGGTCCGCTTCTGATAGAAGGACAGATTAtagcatgactcctgactgataggttcagtacagtagaaggcatgtattgatctgcccaccagtgaaTAACTGGGTTGAGGCGGAATGATTGAGGGATAATAGTAGTAACCTTGGTTACGGTACTATTAGAACGGTCCTGACAATTTTGACGgaatgtgacgtcatctatctgcttgttcagattagtatgaatcatgttctgggatctgcccactaatctctggggttcCATTGATTGAGTGGGGCGGCCTACCGTgttcacaatgtagagtgacactttgtgttATTCCATTAGTGGCCGGAATTGTTGTAACAGGATATtgaggtaccatctatctgctagtacagattagtatggcccgtattctggtgatctgcccactagacattggtgttgccattggactaggtggggcgggtttggaccgatgacgcagtatattgtaactccagttctatgagtggagcggagccccataggacttaaggccctgccgaccctctatagtctcgctgaagataaagggaggctgattgaggggaggcatcccctcttatagggacacctgtactcctattggctgcaggtgtgtgcataattttgtctcaggctgttgcgctgccttagggcagtgggtagaccaataggagcagagctcccctatggggcggagctccactcatagaactggagttacactccggtaactatcgattccacagccacaaagtcagattccacagccacaaagtcaaaatgagCTTTTTAGggttaatttaaggttagggttaaacaTAAGGTTAAAAGTGTGGTTGAGGTAaaggttagaattaggttaaaaataaaatacattgtagaaatggctggggtttatgactttgtggcaaTTAGTGACGACTCATTTGGTCTGTCAGTTCCTACCTGCGTACGGTGATCTTCAGTATCCTATAGGATCCCTTGATGAGGATGAGGGCCTCTTGTCGTGAACCATACAGGGCTGATCCATTAATATTCACCAGCTCATCTCCCACCCTCAGCTTCTTACACTGTTCTGCCTTTCCACCCTCttctatctggagagagagagagagagagagagagagagagagagagagagagagagagagagagagagagagagagagagagagagagagagagagagagagagagagagagagagagagagagagagagagagagagagagagagagagagagagagagagagagagagagagagagagagagagagagagagagagagagagagagagagagaggagagagagagagagagagagagagagagagagagagaggggggtgggttaaaaaaacatgtattttacacacacacacacacagctgctttAGATCAAAAGTCAAACAGAGTCACCCCAAATAAACCAAAGAACATTTAGCCAGATTCTTGGTTGCTTTCAGCAATGACATGTCCTGTGTCTCTTCAGTCCCATGCAAGCCTTCAGTTATTTCATGCTGCATCTGAAATGCACCCTAAtaattatagtgcactacttttgaccagggcccataggtgtACCATTCAGACACAGGCCCAGTCCTTCATTCCAACTGGGTCACACCCCGGCCCAAAACCCCACAACATCTGGAACAGCCCAGTAAGAAACATTCTGActccgtcccaaatggtaccctattccatacatagtgcactacttttgaccagagccctagagaaaatagggtcccatttgggaagcagactcagtcattcgattccaggctgtatcacaaccggccgtgattgggagtcccatagggcggcgcacaattggcccagcgtcgttccgggtttggccggtgtaggccgtcattgtaaataagaatttgttcttaactgacttgcctagttaaataaatgttaaattaAACATTCTCATCCGGTGGACATTGAAAAGGTTTCCCTCTGGTTTGGTTAGCATTAAGGATGTTAATAAAGGTAATGTTGAATATGTGGTGACTGACTGGGTCAGCATTAtggacactacatgaccaaaagtatgtggacacctgctcgtcgaacatctcattccaaaaccgtgggcattaatatggagttggtcccccctttgctgctacaacagcctccactcttctgggaaggctttccactagatgttggaacattgctgcggagaattgcttccattcagccaccagagtattagtgaggtcgggcactgatgttgggcgattaggcctggcttgtagtcggcgttccaattcatcccaaaggtgttcgatggagttgaggtcagggctctgtgcaggccagtcaagttcttccacaccaatctcgacaaaccatttctgtatggaccttgctttgtgcatggggcattgttatgctgaaacaggaaagggccttccccaaactgttgccacaaagttggaagcacagaatcatctagaatgtaattgtatgctgtagcgttaagatgtcccttcactggaactaaggggcctagcccgaaccatgaaaaactgccccagaccattattcctcctccaccaaactttacagtgggcactatgcattggggaaggttctgctggcatccgccaaacccagattcgtccgtcggactgccagatggtaaagcgtgattcatcactccagataatgcgtttccactgctccagagtccgatggcggcgagctttacaccactccagccgacgcttggcattgcacatggtggtcttaggcttgtgtgcggctgctcggccatggaaacccatttcatgaatctcccgacgaacagttattgtgctgacgttgcttccagaggcagtttggaactcggtagtgagtgttgcagccgaggacagacgatttttacgcgctacatgcttcagcactcagcggtcccattctgtgagcttgtgtggcttaccaatTCACGgcagagccgttgttgctcctagacgtttccacttcacaataacagcacttgacCGGGGCAActatagcagggcagaaatgttacgaactgacttgttgggaaggtggcatcctatgacggtgccacgttgaaagtctctgtgctcttcagtaaggccattctactgcaaatgtttgtctatggagattgcatggctgtgtgctcgattttatacacctgtcagcagcgggtgtggctgaaatagccgaatccattcATTTGAAGGGGTATATATTGTATGTTAATAAGGTCAtgttggacagacagacagacagacaggcaggcaggcaggcaggcaggcaggcagggagacagacagacagagagagagagagacagacagggagagacagacagacagggagagacagacagacagggagagacagacagacagacagagacaggcaggcagacagaagcaggcaggcaggcaggcagacagaagcaggcaggcaggcaggcagacagacagagagagagagagacagacagagagagagagagacagacagagagagagagagcgagacaagagaggaggaaaagacagaaagagacagatgcAGTAGTTATTATGGcgccactcctcctctctcctcctcttcttcatctccccttccttccctcatctttgccttccaccatcACCCCTGCTGGTACAGCAGTCTACAGGCAGGCTGTGCCGGGCAGAAGGAATGAATCtcccctcctccgtctcccctagTCTACAGGCTGGGTAAAAGGAATGCATGTTATGGAAATAGTAGAGGAATGATTTTATGGTTGCaattacacacgcacacaggACAGTAGTCTTCCCCTGGTATGGAGCCTGGAGTCTGAGGACTAGCCAACACTGCCAACCCAACCTAACTATGCCCAGCCAAACACACTCTTCCTGGATTAACCGTTAACGCTGTTCATTTCCCAACAAGATATCACACAGTTTGACCAATTTGACTTGAGATTCCGACGTTTGTCCACGTTAATTCAGAATGTTAAGTTAAGATTTAAGGTTAAAGGTTAAGGGATAAAACTATTCACTGGAATTGAACATGCGACCCTCTGAGCCGAGGGAAACAGCTTTACATGCACTTACCACTTAACCATGGAATGGCAGCggtacacaaacacactctctctctcctcacacacactctccctctctcccctcacacactctccctccctctctcctcacacacacactctctctcctcacacacacacacactctctctctcctcacacacactctccctctctcccctcacacactctccctcctcacacactctccctctctcctcacacacacactctctctctcctcacacacacactctccctctctctcctcacacacactctccctctctctcctcacacacacactctctctcctcacacacacactctctctcctcacacacactctctctctctcctcacacacactctccctccctctctctcctcacacactctctctctcctcacacacactcactctctctcctcacacacacctctctctcctcacacacactctctctcctcacacactctctctctcctcacacacactctctctctcctcacacacactctctctcctcacacacactctctctcctcacacacacactctctctcctcacacacacactctctctcctcacacacacactcctctctcctcacacacacactctcctcacacactctctctcctcacacacacactctctctctctcctcacacacacacacactctctctctcctcacacacacacactctctctctctcctcacacacacactctctctctccccacacacacacacactctctctctcctcacacacacacacacactctctctctctcctcacacacacactctctctctcctcacacacacactctctctctctctcctcacactctctctcctcacacacacacacacactctctctctcctcacacacacacacacactctctctctcctcacacacacacacacactctctctctcctcacacacacacactctctctcctcacacacactctctctctcctcacacacacacacacactctctctctctcctcacacacacactctctctctcctcacacacacactctctctctctctcctcacacactctctctcctcacacacacacacacacactctctctctcctcacacacacacacactctctctctcctcacacacacacacacacacacactctctctctcctcacacacacactctctctcctcacacacactctctctctcctcacacacacacactctctctcctcacacacacacacacacacacacagtaacaaacAAGCACCGATCTATAAACAAAGCCAACAGCTGAAcaaacctacagtaccagtcaaaaagtttggacacacctactcattccagggtttttctttttcttaat encodes the following:
- the LOC121554473 gene encoding protein Shroom4-like, with amino-acid sequence METVEQLVSFNHIQVQLNGGSPWGFTLKGGLEHGEPLIITKIEEGGKAEQCKKLRVGDELVNINGSALYGSRQEALILIKGSYRILKITVRRVRQEAVKL